The DNA sequence TCTCTCAGCACAAAAAAGACATAAACGCTCTGTCACAATCAGCCGTCTATGTGTTTTTCTTTTATTTCTTGGCTTATGGGAAGTTACTTCTCAAACAGGATTGATTGACTCTTTTATCTTCAGCAGTCCATCCAAAATCTTTCTCTGTGCTTATGGTATGGCACTAGACCATTCTCTCTTTATCAATATCGGAATCACACTTTTCGAAACACTGGTAAGCTTCTTTCTTGTGATTCTTTTCGCTCTTATGGCAACTATTATATTATGGTTTAACAAACATATATCCGAAACATTAGAGCCATACCTGGTAGTCTTAAACAGTCTTCCCAAGTCTGCTTTGGCCCCTCTACTAATTGTATGGCTTGGTGCTAATTATAATACCATTATTATTACCGGAATGTCTGTTGCCATCTTTGGCTCTATCTTGAGTCTTTACAACAGCTTTCAAGCAGTGGATAAAGAAGAAGTGAAATTAATCTATACCCTTGGCGGCAACAAATTTCATGTGCTTACCAAGGTGGTACTTCCCTCCAGCTTACCTTCTCTTTTTTCTATCATGAAAGTGAATATTGGACTATGTCTGGTCGGTGTCATCATTGGCGAATTCATTGCTGCCCGTGCCGGTCTTGGCTATCTTATCATCTATGGCAGCCAGGTATTCAAGTTGGATTGGGTCATTATGAGTATTGTTATTCTGTGTATTATTGCTGTTGCTCTTTACCAGGGAATTGCAGCTATGGAAAAATTCTGTTTGAAACATCATTAATATTCTTTTTTCTAAATCTAAAACAGGCTGCACGCTATTTTTTTCTTAGCGTGCAGCCCATAGAAAGCTTTCTTTCCTACAAATTAATATTTTTATGAATGTTCTTTAGATTAATTTGAATCAATCCTTTTTCACTCAAATCAATCAACGTATACCGTTGCTCTTGGGTCAAATCATCACTATATACCTGATTCTCATAATCTACTACTACTGCATTTGTCTGAAATATCATATAAAACAGTGGTGAAATATCATCTGGAAGTTCCACCAGCAGATTCCTTGTTCTCCCCAAATCCATCAATACCTCTAAGTGTCCTTTAGGACATTCAAACACTTCTCCCTGCGGATCTATCACGCAAGGGCAATAACCCTTAGGGTCATTTTTATGCTTTTCCATAAATTCTTGCTTTGTCATATTATTTTTCTACCATATCCTTCTTCTAGTCTCGTCTTATACTACTTCTGCTACACTTCATTTGAATCTTATTTTCATACATCCGTGCATCTGCTTCTCTATATATTTCTCTTGCCGTCTGAGTAGCATTTTCACCTTTTTTACAAAATCCATAAGCTGCACTCATATTCAGTTCCGGATGCTCCTGATTCATTTTTTCTAACTGCTTCCAAAATTTTCCCATAAGTTTATCGATATCGACATTTGTCATATCCGGTAATACTACAATAAATTCATCGCCCCCCATACGTCCTACCATACCGTAGGGTTCAAAAACTGCCGAAAGACTCTCTGCAAACTTTTTAATCAGAAAGTCTCCTGCATCATGTCCCTTGGTATCATTCGTTCTTTTAAGATTATTCAAATCGAAGGATATCATTCCATATTTTTTTCCTTCTCCATCTAATCTATCCCACTCAAGTTCCACTTTTCTCCTATTTGCAATTTCTGTCAACACATCAATATATGCCATTTTTTCTAACGTTCTCACTCTTTCTGTTTTACGAAGAACCTGAGTAATTCCTAAACAGAAGTCCACCATCGCCAATATCACAAAAATCAATGCTCCGATACAAAGCCAGCTTATAAACATTCCCCCCTGAAATGCCGTTATGTATTTCTGCAAGTTAAATCGAATCATATCACACAAACCAATGCCAATCATTATTAACATTCCAATGAGTGTTGCCTTGTTTCTAATTTGTCCGATTCTTATATCATATATCATACTTATCAAAGAATATAATACAAACACGAAAAGAATCACATGCTGATACTTCAAAACAGCCGGCAAATGACAAACATTTGTAATTTGAAAAATGATTGCAACTAATGTAAATACTGTCTGACACGCAAGCAATAACGTATACATAATTCTCAATTTTCGTTTTCTTCGCGATTTCATATCCTCTTTAAAATACAAGATTACAAACAACGTAGAAGCATAAAGAGAAGTATATTCTATATAGGCTTTTACAAGAACATTATATGTAAAGATTGTAATCAAATTATAGTTGCACAAAGACCATAGTCCAATCCCTATAGAAAAAAGGGCTATACAAGACAGTTTCCCAAACTCATTATTCTTAATTGCAAATATAAGACTTACTACCAATACACAAACTCCAAATACAATCAAAAACAGATTAACTGCTAGTGGAAGTTTATTCTCCATAATAAAATCCTGAAGCACCTCATGTGCATTGCAAATTACCGGAACTTCAAAACTAGTAAATGCATTGTTTTCCGTAACATACATCAAAATTTCAAGTTTTTTCCCTGCATATGATTCCGAAAGTTCAATAAAATGATAGCCTAAACCTACCATCTTCCCATTCTCACGCAGTTTTTGACCATAAGAATAAATTTCCTCTCCGTCAATCCATACCTGAATATCTGTATGCACCGTATAAATGCGCAATTCAGGATTCAACATCAATTTTTCCGGCAACACAAGAGACATTCGTACTTCGTCTCCCTTATTCTGCTGTTGCAGTTTTAATTCATTCAAATCAACATTCTCATATTGAATACCATCTGCCGTAATCTTCCAACCGTTCTTCAGAAATATATAATCTGCCGGATTCTTCTGATACGCAGTCACTTTGCACACCAATAACACACCAATAACACTCAAGCACAATATTCCACTTAATACAACTGTTCTGACTTGCTTCTTCATAACGCCTCCTCGACATCAAACATCTGGAACTTCCCGAAACTTATCGTCCTTCATTTACCAGTATCCACTTTACATTGGCACTCTCTTTGGTACACAATGACATCCAGTATTCCTTCTCATCCTGTTGATAAAACTTTCCTTCTTTACTGCATATAATCTGAATATCTTCCTCTTCCTCTATAATGTCAAATTCTACTTCATTTAATGGAATTCGCATTCCCTCACCCGTCATCTTTATATAGCTCTCTTTCAAGGTCCAAATCCGAAAAAAACGCTCTTGTTGTTCTTTCTCCTCTGCATCAAGAATGTATGCCTTTTCACCGGGACCTGCACATTTTCTCAATATTCCCTTTCGAAAAGGCTTTTTTTTCTCTGCATCTACTCCAATTTCCATATCAGATACAGCACAAACTACCAGCCCATCCGTATTGCTAATATTAAAATGATACTGTTCCATTCCTTTCAAAAAAGGCTTTCCATTGGATTCTTTCCCAATCCGCTTTTCCGTTCCATCTACATGAAACATCTCTTGCAATCCATAATTCAACAGTTCATCTGCCAGTTTTCTCTGATACTTATGATAATCTCCTGTCCAATTTTTCTTTTCCATACAATAGGTATAGTAAACATTTACCTGTTGATTCATAGCCATCCTTCCTGTTTACTCATAAAATGAAGCGCAAGAATTGCAGCAATGTAAATCAAAGCTCCAATTATCATAAAAACGGTCTGCCCAAAAATGATTCCTGCTACAATACTTATCATAATTTCGATTCCGTGCACCCATATGGGCATATCATGAAGACAAATGCCGATTAAAGACTCCAACACTAGTATAATACAAACCAGAACCACCGGCAACTTCAACAGAAACATTCCTAACAGTATCGCCGCAAAAAATGTTATGCCAAATACTGCCAGAATCAGATAATTTTCATAACCCTTTGATTTCGTACTACCTACACCCTTTTTCGTACTAGTCTTAAATTCTTCAATTACAATTTCTTCTTTGTCACTTTTCATGAGTTCCCCCTATACCTTGTTCCTTCTATTTTATTGATTTTGATAAAATAACTCTTACCACAACGGTATCTGCTGTCTCTTCTTCCTGTGTCAAAATTATAGCGTCTTTCTTTTTAAATATTCATCATATCTACTTAATAATATATCATATCTAAAAGAAAAATCCTAGAGTTAAAAGCATTCTGAATTCTATCTGGTACCGGTAAAGTAATTGAAAAAAAATGGAGTTTTTGATAAAACAGGTGAATATCATCTACTTTATCAAAAACTCCATTTTTATCTTCAGCCAAAGAAGGGACTCGAACCCTCGACCTGCGCATTACGAATGCGACGCGCTACCAACTGCGCCACTTTGGCATTGTCCAAAACAGACACTTTGTTATTATATATGTTTTTATTATAAAATGCAAGAGATATAAAAAAGAATTTTAAAATTTGTAAATCCCTTAACAAGAAAAGCATTTATCATTGTTAAACCCTTGATAAATGCTTTTTCTTATATCCCTTAAACTCTTTCTTTTAGCTCCTTCGCTTTAAACTGCTTTGTTTTCTTTCTTCCAATCTCGAACATGGTCACAAGACTCAACAATCCTACTCCAAACCATCCAAAGGACGTTGTATCACCGGTCTTTACTACCTTATTCGATTCTACTGTAATTTTTCTTTCTGCGGTCGCAGTATTTCCTGCATTATCACTGACACGGTAAGTAATGACATACGTTCCCAGTGTATGAATATCAAATTCTCCAATTACCTGTATTTCTGCTGTTAGGTCTCCATCCACCTCATCCTGCGCTGATACCCCTTGCCGTACATCAAACTCTTCTCCTACTTTTATTACTGTATCCCCCGGTATTGTAAGAACAGGCGCCTTTATATCTTTGTTTTCTCTACTTTCCCTGCTTTTTCCTTTTTCCAATACCGTAATCTGTCTCGTTACCTGTGCTTCATTTCCACTACTATCACTAACTGAGTAAACAATCGTATAAGTTCCGGGTGTATGGATATCAAATTCTCCGTTTATCTTTATTGCAGAAGTCAAATCTCCATCTCTGTCATCCGTTGCAGTGATACCATCCATTATTGTAAACTCCGCATCCTGTATTACTTCATTCATTTCCGGAAGCGTAATTACCGGAGCTGTGATATCCCGATTCAAAGAAAAATATCTTACATCAGTATATGCCATTCCACCAAAATCATCTTTGATTTCTGCATACCATCCAAATACTCCATTTGGAGCACCCTTCCATGTATATTCTGCTTTACTTCCACTTTGAACGTTCTCTACTTCTCCAATTATCTGTTCTGTATATACATTTACATCAAAATCCGTAGTGGATAACACTTTTTCTTCCGGAACAATTCCAAGTTCTGCAAAAGGAATTTCAAAGTTTTCCTCACCTACAATAGCTTCTCCACCTAAATTACTATTATCCTTTGCATCATAATCATCCAGCGATGGAGAATACGTTCTTACGATAATTCTTTGTCCATCCAAATCAAAATGCATTAACCGCATATACCCCATTCCACCTTCGGAAAGCCCTTGATAGTCGAAAAGCATTTGATATACATTACGTTCTGCTACCCCATCTCCATCATCATCAAAATGACTTACTACGGTCTGTGCATTGTGATAATGTCCTGACAGTACCATACATACATTAGGATTTTTGGAAACCACTTCATCGTATACCCGCTGCGGTTCTTCTCCTAATCCGCCACTCGCCAATAAATATTCATGGAAGTTCAAAATTGCTTTTCTTTCCGGATATTGGCTTAGTACTTCATTCATCCAATCAATTTCTTCATCGCCAATTCCCCATCCGGTATACAACATAATAAAATCAATGCCTCCAACTGTAATCAAATCATAGTGCTGGCGGTTATTTTGATTCGTTCCACCGTACCACGGATTGCTCTCATAGCGATCTGCTCCAAAGTATTTATAGTAGTTTGTATAGTCTCCACTTAAATGACCTACATCATGGTTTCCGGCAAGAATACCATAAGGAATTCCAGCATCATCTAACTTCTGATATGCTTTGTCTGCATTCTCCCACTCTGAAATCAAAGGCTCGTCATCAATAATATCTCCATCATGGAACAGATACTGAATATTCATTCTTGGCTGATTTGCAATAATCCAATCATGAATATCCAATTGGTATTGATACTTTCCCTCTACATCCTTGTTTGGATTTCCTGCATAATCCTCATTGTAATATTGTGTATCAGACTCAACTGCAAATGTAAAATCATACTCACTTCTTGGTGTATCTTTTTCATTACTTGTTTTTACATTTGGATTGTCTGATGGTAACGCTGCTGCACCTTCTTCATACTGAATCGGTGTATACCCCTCACCACTTTGAACCATTACTTTTACACTTCCATTTTCTATATGGCCTGCCAAACTTATCAATGCAGTTAGAGTCTTTTCTCCTGCTTCCTCTGTACTCTTTGTCTCTGCCAAATCCCATTTTCCTGTTTCTACAGAATAAACATACATCTTAGTTTTATCACTATTGCTGTTTCCCTTCCACGCTACCTGAATCCGGTCATTTTCTGTTACCTCTTCTCCGACCTGAATCTCAAACTGCTGATATGGGAATCCATTTCGTGTCCCCGTCTCTTCTTTCGCTCTGGCTTTTTCCATGGAAAGGATTTCTCCATCGCCAGCAGTTCCTGCTGTATCAGAAACTCCCTGGCTCATAGAAATATTTTTATCTCCTAAAACATAACGTTCACCCTTTTTAAAGATTACATCCATATTATCCTGTGTAGGGTCTTCCACCATAACACTGAATACCGGATCTTGTTCCAATTCCGTTCCTGCCTCCGGTGTTATTTCTGCTCCCACCTCAGCATTTTCCTCCGGAATCGTAAATTTCACGTTTTGGCTACTTGCATTTCCACAATAATCAACGGCATTCAATTCAATCGTATGTTCTCCTGCTGTCATTTCCAAAGAACGAAACTCATACGGGAGTTCTATTTTCTTTCCATCCAGTTTTGCAGTCACGGATGAAACGCCTGATCCTTCTTCTAATACAGACGGCTCGATTGTATAAGTTCCTTTACATACTTCTCCTTCTGTAATATTCGAAATGATTTCAGCCGGTGTATTATCCACCTTTACTGTCAGTTTGCGTTCTTCTGCTCCTGCCTTTGCAATAAATACATGTTCTCCGTCCTCAAGTTTATTCGTATCCACATCATAACGAATTGCCTGATAAGAAACATCCGGTGCAGTAAATTTAGCATGAAGAATCTCTATTTTTCCTGCAGAATCCCCCATATTTATAATTGTCTCCGGATTCTCATACCCTTCTGCACGCAAGGTTCTTCCGTCAGGCAGGACAAGACGAATATTTTTCACTACAAAGTCGTCATTATTTTCTTCATTATGTTCTAATGGATTTGCCTTATTTCCTGCATGAATATCAATAGTAAGGCTTTCACCCTTTACAAAATAAGAAGCATCCACATCATACCCTACCGTTGCCCAATTCTCATACGTTCCCTCATTAAAAATTCCAAGTACATCATCACCAATAGCAACTGCATTTTTGAAAAATGTATCTGTCTGGCTAACATCCACCAAAATCTTTGCCTTTCCCGGAATGGAACTTACCGTTTCTGATGTCACATCTTTTCCATCTAACAAGAACTGGCCTCCGGTAGTAATGATAGATGTCTCACCGGATAAATACTGATTATCCCCAGACTGGTACTGATTTTGTTCCACTTCAAACCGTAATGCATCTTCTTGCGTACTTGCAGAAGTTATCCTATTTTCATCTGTTACTACAGTATGAAAACCATCACTCACAATAAATCTGTAATCAAAATATTTCTTTCCGTATAAATCTACTGCATCCATACTTTTCTGGAAAATATCACTTTCTCCATCTTTCAGTAAATTATAACTTTCATACTCTTCCATCGTATTATCTTTGACTTGAAGCACTACACGTTTGACAGAACCCTTATCCGAAGAAGCCTGTACAGAAAATGTTACACCCTCATCATTCTTAAACTGCTCCGCTGTCTGATTATTAATTGTCGGTTCTGCATCCGGTATACTAACTTCTGCCTGCATTGGACTTTCTTCCCCGGAAACGACTCCCGGGGTCGGAGCTGCATCATTTGCAGTCATAATAGTCTTATTGGAAATGGCATCGTAACGATAAGTAATTCCTTTATCAGCATGAGGATCTTTTACTCCTGCTTCCATATTATGCCAACAAAATCTATCTGTTCTTTCGTTCTTGTAGTAAGACGAAGTGCTCTTGCACTACCGTTTGCCATTCCACCATTATAAATTTCAAACAGATTTTTATTTAACTCCAGACTGGTTTTGAATTTCTTATTAAAATCCTCTACTGTCAACTCATTATTTTTACCATTTTTTATCCATAATACAATCGTCTTTCCCGGTTCCAATTTCAACTCTTCTTCCGGTGCAAACCAAAGGACATCGCTTGCATCACCATTATCCGGATAATTATAATACAAACTATAATCCTGCAAATCCAATGTCTGATTTGAATTATTATACAATTCTATATACTCATAAGCATCGGCACCATTGATGTTACTGGAATCAGGCATAATTTCACTAATAACAATAGGTGGAATTTTCGTTTTATCTACTGCCGTAGCTGCAATTGTAACTGTTTTCTCTGTTGTAGTCTTTTCTGTCACTCCATCTGAAAATTCTGTATAATAGGAAAATCCACTCTTGCCTGCCATTTCTGTCCATTCCAGACTTCCCTCATATCCATCCTCTGTCTTCTTCATAGCAATCTTCTGATATTCTTCCTCACCGGAAAACTTTACATATAGATATGCCGTATGAATCATATTATTTCCATTTGCTTCCGCTGTCACCTTCCAATCTTCCCCTTGGTTTACATAAAGAACAGCATCACAGGAAACAGATAACGTAGATGGAGTTTGGAACTGATATGTCTCTGTCGGGATTTGCTCAGAATTAATTTCTCCAGGTATCGCTTTGTATTCATATCCTAATCTTGTCTCTTTTTTTTCACCAGACTGGTATGTAAAGCAAATTCCGCCATTCTTTCCCGAAGTAGTGTTTCCCTGTAACTTTACCGCCTTTACATTACCATCATTATAAGTTACACTAGCCAGTTCTTCCCCTGTCTTTGTGGTTAATTTCAAGGTACGCTCCGCTGAATTATGAAGCCCACCACTATGTATGGTAGCAAGATTTTTTCCTATTTCTAGATTTGTGCCATAATAATTATTAAATTCTTCTACTGTACAAGCCGTATTTCCATTATTAATTATCCACAATACTACTGTTTTTCCCGGTTCTATGACAATTCCACTTTGATCCGGACTCCATATAACTCCACTATAAATTAATTCATACTGATCTAACTGAATGGTCTGGCTGCTTGTATTATAAAGTTCTACATACTCCCATGCATCTGCTCCATTTTTATTGTCTGTATCCGGTACAATTTCAGTAATCATAATTGGAGTTTTCATCATCTCTGAACTCCCGGACGCATAAACATTAATTGGCACAGATGACGTCAACATTGCAGTAGCACCTACGATTGCCATCCCTTTACAACATATCTTTTTTTCTTTCTGGTTTCTTTTCATAAAAAAAGTTCTCCTTCATTCCAAATTCTTGTCACTAGCTTTTAGAATAAAAGAAGAACTATTTTTCTACCATCGCTCTTTTGTAATTTCTGCGTAAAATCACAGTAATTTTTTGATGTTATTCCACCACCACAGCTTCAAATCCCAAATCATCCAATGTTTCAATGGCTGTC is a window from the Roseburia sp. 499 genome containing:
- a CDS encoding ABC transporter permease, whose product is MTDISLAQQNFLSAQKRHKRSVTISRLCVFLLFLGLWEVTSQTGLIDSFIFSSPSKIFLCAYGMALDHSLFINIGITLFETLVSFFLVILFALMATIILWFNKHISETLEPYLVVLNSLPKSALAPLLIVWLGANYNTIIITGMSVAIFGSILSLYNSFQAVDKEEVKLIYTLGGNKFHVLTKVVLPSSLPSLFSIMKVNIGLCLVGVIIGEFIAARAGLGYLIIYGSQVFKLDWVIMSIVILCIIAVALYQGIAAMEKFCLKHH
- a CDS encoding GGDEF domain-containing protein, whose amino-acid sequence is MKKQVRTVVLSGILCLSVIGVLLVCKVTAYQKNPADYIFLKNGWKITADGIQYENVDLNELKLQQQNKGDEVRMSLVLPEKLMLNPELRIYTVHTDIQVWIDGEEIYSYGQKLRENGKMVGLGYHFIELSESYAGKKLEILMYVTENNAFTSFEVPVICNAHEVLQDFIMENKLPLAVNLFLIVFGVCVLVVSLIFAIKNNEFGKLSCIALFSIGIGLWSLCNYNLITIFTYNVLVKAYIEYTSLYASTLFVILYFKEDMKSRRKRKLRIMYTLLLACQTVFTLVAIIFQITNVCHLPAVLKYQHVILFVFVLYSLISMIYDIRIGQIRNKATLIGMLIMIGIGLCDMIRFNLQKYITAFQGGMFISWLCIGALIFVILAMVDFCLGITQVLRKTERVRTLEKMAYIDVLTEIANRRKVELEWDRLDGEGKKYGMISFDLNNLKRTNDTKGHDAGDFLIKKFAESLSAVFEPYGMVGRMGGDEFIVVLPDMTNVDIDKLMGKFWKQLEKMNQEHPELNMSAAYGFCKKGENATQTAREIYREADARMYENKIQMKCSRSSIRRD
- a CDS encoding 4'-phosphopantetheinyl transferase family protein translates to MNQQVNVYYTYCMEKKNWTGDYHKYQRKLADELLNYGLQEMFHVDGTEKRIGKESNGKPFLKGMEQYHFNISNTDGLVVCAVSDMEIGVDAEKKKPFRKGILRKCAGPGEKAYILDAEEKEQQERFFRIWTLKESYIKMTGEGMRIPLNEVEFDIIEEEEDIQIICSKEGKFYQQDEKEYWMSLCTKESANVKWILVNEGR
- a CDS encoding immunoglobulin-like domain-containing protein, with amino-acid sequence MEAGVKDPHADKGITYRYDAISNKTIMTANDAAPTPGVVSGEESPMQAEVSIPDAEPTINNQTAEQFKNDEGVTFSVQASSDKGSVKRVVLQVKDNTMEEYESYNLLKDGESDIFQKSMDAVDLYGKKYFDYRFIVSDGFHTVVTDENRITSASTQEDALRFEVEQNQYQSGDNQYLSGETSIITTGGQFLLDGKDVTSETVSSIPGKAKILVDVSQTDTFFKNAVAIGDDVLGIFNEGTYENWATVGYDVDASYFVKGESLTIDIHAGNKANPLEHNEENNDDFVVKNIRLVLPDGRTLRAEGYENPETIINMGDSAGKIEILHAKFTAPDVSYQAIRYDVDTNKLEDGEHVFIAKAGAEERKLTVKVDNTPAEIISNITEGEVCKGTYTIEPSVLEEGSGVSSVTAKLDGKKIELPYEFRSLEMTAGEHTIELNAVDYCGNASSQNVKFTIPEENAEVGAEITPEAGTELEQDPVFSVMVEDPTQDNMDVIFKKGERYVLGDKNISMSQGVSDTAGTAGDGEILSMEKARAKEETGTRNGFPYQQFEIQVGEEVTENDRIQVAWKGNSNSDKTKMYVYSVETGKWDLAETKSTEEAGEKTLTALISLAGHIENGSVKVMVQSGEGYTPIQYEEGAAALPSDNPNVKTSNEKDTPRSEYDFTFAVESDTQYYNEDYAGNPNKDVEGKYQYQLDIHDWIIANQPRMNIQYLFHDGDIIDDEPLISEWENADKAYQKLDDAGIPYGILAGNHDVGHLSGDYTNYYKYFGADRYESNPWYGGTNQNNRQHYDLITVGGIDFIMLYTGWGIGDEEIDWMNEVLSQYPERKAILNFHEYLLASGGLGEEPQRVYDEVVSKNPNVCMVLSGHYHNAQTVVSHFDDDGDGVAERNVYQMLFDYQGLSEGGMGYMRLMHFDLDGQRIIVRTYSPSLDDYDAKDNSNLGGEAIVGEENFEIPFAELGIVPEEKVLSTTDFDVNVYTEQIIGEVENVQSGSKAEYTWKGAPNGVFGWYAEIKDDFGGMAYTDVRYFSLNRDITAPVITLPEMNEVIQDAEFTIMDGITATDDRDGDLTSAIKINGEFDIHTPGTYTIVYSVSDSSGNEAQVTRQITVLEKGKSRESRENKDIKAPVLTIPGDTVIKVGEEFDVRQGVSAQDEVDGDLTAEIQVIGEFDIHTLGTYVITYRVSDNAGNTATAERKITVESNKVVKTGDTTSFGWFGVGLLSLVTMFEIGRKKTKQFKAKELKERV
- a CDS encoding lamin tail domain-containing protein, whose translation is MKRNQKEKKICCKGMAIVGATAMLTSSVPINVYASGSSEMMKTPIMITEIVPDTDNKNGADAWEYVELYNTSSQTIQLDQYELIYSGVIWSPDQSGIVIEPGKTVVLWIINNGNTACTVEEFNNYYGTNLEIGKNLATIHSGGLHNSAERTLKLTTKTGEELASVTYNDGNVKAVKLQGNTTSGKNGGICFTYQSGEKKETRLGYEYKAIPGEINSEQIPTETYQFQTPSTLSVSCDAVLYVNQGEDWKVTAEANGNNMIHTAYLYVKFSGEEEYQKIAMKKTEDGYEGSLEWTEMAGKSGFSYYTEFSDGVTEKTTTEKTVTIAATAVDKTKIPPIVISEIMPDSSNINGADAYEYIELYNNSNQTLDLQDYSLYYNYPDNGDASDVLWFAPEEELKLEPGKTIVLWIKNGKNNELTVEDFNKKFKTSLELNKNLFEIYNGGMANGSARALRLTTRTKEQIDFVGIIWKQE